From Carya illinoinensis cultivar Pawnee chromosome 5, C.illinoinensisPawnee_v1, whole genome shotgun sequence, one genomic window encodes:
- the LOC122311399 gene encoding uncharacterized protein LOC122311399, producing MSSSTTTSSSSLAKQKRGHPKCFCEIEAQLRYSNTQHNPGRPFLSCPKYNKEGLPYCKYFKWVDGHEYPLSDPSETHTEISSKEKELKKKLVDIEKIIIDLRRRVDDFEFILSNRNEELLKELVAVVREAEIRRSRILVRGFWALAFVLAYYLVVM from the exons ATGTCATCATCGACGACAacgtcttcttcatctcttgCCAAACAAAAGAGGGGTCATCCGAAATGCTTCTGTGAGATTGAAGCCCAACTGAGATACTCAAATACGCAACATAATCCAGGACGACCCTTCTTAAGTTGTCCAAAGTACAACAAAGAG GGATTACCATATTGTAAGTATTTCAAATGGGTAGATGGCCATGAATACCCACTGTCGGACCCAAGTGAAACTCACACTGAAATTTCCAGCAAGGAGAAGGAGCTGAAGAAAAAACTGGTCGATATTGAGAAGATCATTATTGATTTGCGGCGAAGAGTAGACGACTTCGAGTTCATACTATCCAATAGAAATGAGGAGTTACTGAAAGAGTTGGTGGCTGTTGTACGTGAAGCAGAAATAAGACGTTCACGCATATTAGTCCGTGGGTTTTGGGCTTTAGCATTTGTTCTAGCATATTACTTGGTGGTTATGTAG